A single genomic interval of Gammaproteobacteria bacterium harbors:
- the recG gene encoding ATP-dependent DNA helicase RecG yields the protein MTSRVTPDPLPQSLTPEQMPVTSLRGVGPRLAEKLGALGIHNITDLLFHLPLRYQDRTRITPLDQLRPGMEAVVEGQVLGTRVEFGRRRSLACTLRDQGGLMTLRFFHFSVAQQRSLERADWLRCFGEARGGRAGLEMYHPEYQLLERPGSIAVESSLTPVYPSTEGLHQGTWRSLSAQALERLGSNSLRELVPRGLLGEAPPLAAALRFLHRPPPEAPVAQLLAGTHPYQQRLAAEELLAHHLGLLRLRQRTRNQSAIPMLKGSRLCERFLRSLPFKPTAAQQRVAAQISADLESHAPMLRLVQGDVGCGKTLVAALAALRVIGSGWQVAIMAPTELLAEQHLRTFDDWLRPLGLDTVLLSGRLSAGERRSVMDAIASGTAALVAGTHALFQHQIAFARLGLVVIDEQHRFGVHQRLQLREKGMAGGSAPHQLVMTATPIPRTLAMTAYADLDYSIIDELPPGRTPVTTAVIGNTRREEVLERVRHACADGRQAYWVCTLIEESEALEAQAAEVIAGELARRLPELRIALVHGRIGGRQRAAIMAAFQAGDIDLLVATTVIEVGVDVPRASLMIIENAERLGLAQLHQLRGRVGRGSAASHCVLLYQSPLSRSGRERLEVMRDTNDGFVLAERDLQLRGPGELLGTRQTGTFEMRFADLARDSALLPTVREAAVRMLEQYPASIDPLIERWMPGRTQYAQA from the coding sequence ATGACCAGCCGCGTGACTCCAGATCCATTACCGCAGAGCCTCACGCCCGAACAGATGCCTGTGACGTCGTTGCGCGGCGTCGGTCCGCGGCTGGCGGAGAAGCTCGGCGCACTCGGGATTCACAATATCACCGACCTGCTGTTTCATCTGCCCTTGCGCTACCAGGATCGCACCCGCATTACCCCGCTCGACCAGTTGCGACCCGGCATGGAGGCGGTGGTGGAAGGGCAGGTGCTTGGCACACGGGTCGAGTTTGGCAGACGGCGCAGTCTCGCCTGCACGTTGCGCGATCAAGGCGGTCTGATGACGCTGCGGTTCTTTCACTTCAGCGTCGCACAGCAACGCAGCCTCGAGCGCGCCGACTGGCTGCGCTGCTTCGGCGAGGCACGCGGCGGACGCGCCGGTCTCGAGATGTATCACCCCGAGTACCAACTGCTGGAGCGGCCCGGTTCGATCGCGGTCGAAAGCTCGCTGACGCCGGTTTACCCCAGCACCGAGGGCCTGCACCAGGGCACCTGGCGCTCGCTCAGTGCACAGGCGCTGGAGCGGCTCGGCAGCAACAGTCTGCGCGAACTGGTGCCACGCGGATTGCTGGGCGAGGCACCACCGCTGGCCGCTGCCCTGCGTTTCCTTCATCGGCCCCCGCCGGAGGCGCCGGTGGCACAACTACTGGCGGGCACCCACCCGTATCAGCAGCGGCTTGCGGCCGAGGAATTGCTGGCGCACCACCTCGGTCTGCTGCGCCTGCGCCAGCGCACCCGCAACCAGTCCGCCATACCGATGCTGAAGGGATCCCGCCTGTGCGAGCGCTTCCTCCGCTCGCTGCCGTTCAAACCTACCGCCGCCCAGCAGCGGGTTGCGGCGCAGATCAGTGCCGACCTCGAAAGCCACGCTCCGATGCTCCGCCTGGTGCAGGGCGACGTGGGCTGCGGAAAAACCCTGGTGGCGGCGCTCGCGGCCCTGCGTGTGATCGGCAGCGGCTGGCAAGTCGCGATCATGGCGCCAACCGAGTTGCTCGCCGAGCAGCACTTGCGCACCTTCGATGATTGGCTCCGCCCGCTGGGACTCGACACGGTACTGCTCAGCGGACGCTTGTCTGCCGGCGAGCGCCGATCGGTCATGGATGCCATAGCCAGCGGCACTGCCGCCCTGGTCGCCGGCACGCACGCGCTGTTCCAGCACCAGATTGCGTTTGCGCGGCTGGGGCTGGTGGTCATCGATGAACAGCATCGTTTCGGCGTGCACCAGCGATTGCAGCTGCGGGAAAAGGGCATGGCGGGAGGCAGCGCACCGCACCAGCTGGTCATGACGGCCACACCGATTCCACGCACCCTGGCGATGACCGCCTACGCCGATCTCGATTACTCGATCATCGACGAGCTGCCGCCGGGGCGCACACCGGTCACCACCGCGGTGATTGGCAACACGCGGCGCGAGGAGGTACTGGAAAGGGTGCGTCATGCCTGTGCCGATGGACGGCAGGCTTACTGGGTGTGCACGCTGATCGAGGAATCGGAGGCACTGGAAGCGCAGGCCGCCGAGGTCATCGCCGGCGAGCTTGCAAGGCGACTGCCGGAGCTTAGGATCGCGCTGGTGCACGGACGCATTGGCGGGCGGCAACGCGCGGCGATCATGGCGGCATTTCAGGCCGGGGATATCGACCTGCTGGTCGCAACCACGGTCATCGAGGTCGGTGTCGATGTGCCACGGGCCAGCCTGATGATCATCGAGAACGCCGAGCGCCTGGGGCTGGCACAGCTGCACCAGCTGCGGGGGCGGGTCGGGCGCGGCAGCGCGGCGAGTCATTGCGTGCTTCTGTACCAGTCACCGCTGTCGCGGAGCGGGCGCGAGCGCCTCGAGGTCATGCGCGACACCAATGACGGCTTTGTACTTGCCGAGCGCGATCTGCAACTGCGCGGTCCCGGTGAACTGCTCGGCACGCGTCAGACCGGAACCTTCGAAATGCGCTTTGCGGATCTCGCGCGCGACTCGGCTTTGCTGCCCACGGTGCGCGAGGCCGCCGTCCGGATGCTCGAACAATACCCGGCAAGCATAGACCCGCTGATCGAGCGCTGGATGCCGGGCAGGACGCAATACGCCCAGGCCTGA
- a CDS encoding HDOD domain-containing protein, whose protein sequence is MQLPQAVANALDAGGAAYRLLDLDIPETGTPAVNVCSVVLQDQAGRMQALVPADSLLDLAALNRLTGRDLSAAPEEALGALCTPHGMLSLPSVPNVLEMPVVIDQRLLDSDFINLNAGTEATVVQLARADFHRLVESGNSMSGSFSVAQQELQPAAADASTDALEIGNAVGKFTSRRIERRLEDTLDFPPLPEIAHRIIQIGADPYASVKDLARVVEIDPSLSAQVVSWASSPYYAAPGKIKSIQDAIVRVLGFDLVMNLALGLSLGKTLRLPREGRYGYRSYWLQAVNCAAMVEGLCKAMPSGKRPPLGYAYLSGLLHNFGFLIMAELFKPQLQLVCRYTEVNPHLGHWAVERFVLGITREQMAAWLMNFWHLPEEVCAALRYQNDPALAGDHETIARVLYLAIRLLAQQGIGSAPTTRLDDSVFEELGISREDADKVCERLHNATDDLKAIARDLAA, encoded by the coding sequence ATGCAGTTACCACAGGCCGTCGCAAATGCGCTGGATGCAGGAGGTGCCGCCTATCGTCTCCTCGATCTGGACATCCCCGAGACCGGTACGCCGGCAGTCAACGTGTGTTCGGTGGTTTTGCAGGACCAGGCCGGGCGCATGCAGGCGCTCGTTCCCGCTGACAGCCTGCTGGACCTCGCCGCACTCAACCGCCTGACCGGGCGTGATCTCAGCGCCGCCCCCGAGGAAGCCCTGGGCGCGCTCTGCACCCCGCACGGCATGCTCTCGCTGCCCTCGGTGCCAAATGTGCTGGAAATGCCCGTCGTGATCGATCAGCGTCTGCTGGACAGCGATTTCATCAACTTGAACGCGGGCACGGAAGCGACCGTGGTCCAGCTCGCGCGCGCGGACTTCCACCGCCTGGTCGAATCCGGTAACAGCATGAGCGGCAGCTTTTCGGTAGCGCAGCAGGAACTGCAACCCGCGGCCGCCGACGCCAGCACGGACGCGCTCGAAATCGGCAATGCCGTGGGCAAATTCACCTCGCGACGCATCGAGCGAAGGCTGGAGGATACCCTCGATTTTCCGCCTCTGCCCGAGATTGCCCACCGCATCATCCAGATAGGCGCCGACCCTTATGCGAGCGTCAAGGACCTGGCGCGCGTGGTCGAGATCGACCCCTCGCTGTCGGCGCAGGTAGTGAGCTGGGCTTCCTCACCGTATTACGCCGCGCCCGGCAAGATCAAATCGATACAGGACGCCATCGTGCGGGTGCTTGGCTTCGACCTGGTCATGAACCTCGCGCTCGGCCTGTCGCTCGGCAAGACCCTGCGTCTCCCGCGCGAGGGGCGCTACGGTTACCGCAGCTACTGGCTGCAGGCGGTCAATTGCGCCGCGATGGTCGAGGGCTTGTGCAAGGCGATGCCATCGGGCAAGCGGCCACCGCTCGGCTACGCCTACCTGAGCGGGCTGCTGCACAATTTCGGCTTCCTGATCATGGCGGAGCTGTTCAAACCGCAGTTGCAGCTCGTTTGCCGCTATACCGAAGTCAACCCCCACCTCGGCCACTGGGCGGTCGAGCGTTTTGTGCTCGGTATCACCCGCGAGCAGATGGCCGCCTGGCTGATGAATTTCTGGCATCTTCCCGAGGAGGTGTGCGCCGCGCTGCGCTACCAGAACGATCCCGCGCTGGCGGGCGACCACGAGACCATCGCCCGCGTGCTATACCTCGCGATCCGCCTGCTGGCGCAGCAGGGTATCGGCAGCGCGCCGACAACCCGCCTCGACGATTCGGTATTCGAGGAACTCGGCATCAGCCGCGAGGACGCGGACAAGGTATGCGAGCGCCTGCACAACGCCACCGATGACCTGAAGGCAATCGCGCGCGATCTCGCTGCCTGA
- a CDS encoding DUF748 domain-containing protein — MSETSRSSARAARPWYLSRWLARGVAALLLYAVLGFLLVPAALRHYLPQIVDRQVARQLSLGELRINPFLLTVEIRDCALREADGADLLSFSRLFVDLEFAGLLHRTWTFADISLESPALEMVIGSDGRLNLATLIETLEGDAAEEALAEDSEPHRIRLEQANIRAGRIRFSDHTGAEPLSAVIEPVDLHLDEFSTLPGKHGRHRITATLPGRGGLEWQGEASLYPLASSGTLAVTDFTPLAIWEFAQRHLGLQKPAGTVNAALDYHVSYADGGFDLGIDSLRFTVDKLALTPQGASAPLLELQSIALDAARFDLATRELVVPAIALRNGRIAASIDEHGELDWARVVPAASDDDPASGQAPWKLRIESLVLDDVTLDLRDASRRAPLRVAVGSTHIDVGLQAELGGVATSVLATSPRFDLERIVWTEQDAQAPLAAVDRFEIAGAELDLAAGALHVPRIALSGTRFDVRRAADGSIRQIAVLEPGSNRDAGEPVVQPTETAPWRVVLDEFSLRGIDVTLADESTQPALEYALADGALVIRNLHSDGSVPFALEARLPIVQGGTIEIGGTAVIGGESADIRLQLEDLSLLPLAPLVARDTNLELTSGTVSGDAQIIWRADGTPSLKSSASAGIERLLLNEAASGERFLEWHSLRAKGIDFSLDPDWLTIAEVRLSGAGAKVLVYKDRSLNLAKVMGRTGAPESPPAAAVEAEIFPLKIDRVRIDKSTVDFADLSLVLPFRAHIEQFRGVLNGISSVAQSRTTLALRGRVGEFGEARVEGSLEPFDPARFTDIEVGFHNVAMPPLSPYSATFAGRAIKGGDLDLELQYKVAEQQLLGENRIVLQDLALGEHIESPDALDLPLDLAIALLSDSEGRIDVAVPVRGNVDAPEFSYGQVVLKALGKLLGDLVTAPFRALGAMFGGGGENPDTLHFQPGQAALAPPEEQLLGNIAQALASRPQLGLEIRTGFDPQLDGAAINDEIVRRALAELMDVTLEPGEDPGPVAFDDPKVQRALENFLEERDGKDALEPVAAQFTATTGQETRRVNRALALVGRGAGDRGFYEFLLAHIVSTTPEPAARLQELARYRAAAITRYLVETSGLEPGRIHSDTTAPVRAVDGVIETKLALGVLGSGAS, encoded by the coding sequence ATGTCGGAAACATCTCGTTCGAGCGCCCGCGCGGCGCGGCCGTGGTATCTGAGCCGCTGGTTGGCGCGCGGCGTTGCGGCATTGCTGTTGTATGCGGTGCTCGGGTTCCTGCTCGTGCCTGCTGCGCTGCGGCATTACCTGCCACAAATCGTCGATCGGCAAGTTGCCCGCCAGCTCAGTCTCGGTGAGTTGCGGATCAATCCGTTCCTGCTCACCGTGGAAATACGCGACTGCGCGTTGCGCGAGGCGGACGGCGCCGATCTGCTGTCGTTTTCGCGGCTGTTCGTGGACCTCGAGTTCGCCGGGTTGCTGCACCGCACCTGGACCTTCGCCGACATCAGTCTCGAATCGCCCGCGCTGGAAATGGTCATTGGGTCCGATGGCCGCCTGAATCTCGCCACCCTGATCGAGACGCTGGAGGGCGATGCGGCGGAGGAAGCCTTGGCGGAAGATTCCGAGCCGCACCGCATACGCCTGGAGCAGGCGAATATTCGCGCGGGGCGTATCCGCTTCAGCGATCATACCGGCGCGGAGCCACTCAGTGCGGTGATCGAACCGGTCGATCTGCACCTGGACGAGTTTTCCACGCTGCCCGGCAAGCACGGTCGACACCGGATCACCGCCACGCTCCCGGGGCGCGGCGGTCTAGAGTGGCAAGGCGAGGCCTCGCTGTATCCTCTTGCCTCGAGCGGTACACTCGCGGTAACGGATTTCACCCCGCTTGCGATCTGGGAATTCGCGCAGCGGCATCTTGGGCTGCAGAAGCCGGCAGGCACGGTGAATGCTGCGCTCGACTACCACGTCTCCTATGCCGATGGCGGGTTCGATCTCGGCATTGACTCGCTGCGTTTCACGGTCGATAAGTTGGCGCTGACGCCGCAGGGTGCCTCCGCGCCATTGCTTGAACTGCAGTCCATCGCGCTCGATGCGGCACGCTTTGATCTGGCGACCCGCGAACTGGTGGTGCCCGCAATAGCGCTGCGCAACGGGCGGATCGCGGCGAGCATCGATGAGCACGGTGAGCTCGACTGGGCGCGGGTGGTGCCGGCAGCTTCCGATGACGACCCGGCCTCGGGGCAAGCCCCATGGAAGTTGCGGATCGAATCGTTGGTGCTCGACGACGTGACGCTCGACCTGCGCGATGCAAGCCGGCGGGCACCGCTGCGCGTCGCGGTGGGATCGACGCATATCGATGTCGGGCTGCAGGCCGAGCTGGGCGGGGTCGCAACAAGCGTGCTGGCGACCAGCCCGCGCTTTGATCTCGAACGGATCGTATGGACGGAACAGGACGCACAAGCGCCACTGGCAGCCGTGGATCGGTTCGAGATCGCCGGGGCCGAGTTGGATCTCGCGGCCGGCGCGTTGCATGTGCCGCGGATTGCCCTCAGCGGAACGCGCTTCGATGTGCGGCGCGCGGCGGATGGATCGATCCGCCAGATCGCGGTGCTGGAACCCGGCTCGAACAGGGATGCCGGGGAGCCGGTGGTGCAGCCAACGGAGACCGCGCCGTGGCGCGTCGTGCTGGACGAGTTTTCGTTGCGCGGTATCGATGTCACGCTGGCCGACGAGAGCACGCAGCCGGCGCTCGAATATGCACTTGCCGATGGGGCGCTGGTGATCCGGAATCTGCACAGCGATGGTTCCGTGCCGTTTGCGCTCGAAGCGCGGCTGCCGATCGTCCAGGGGGGTACGATCGAGATTGGCGGGACCGCGGTGATCGGTGGCGAAAGTGCCGATATCCGGCTGCAGCTCGAGGATCTTTCGCTGCTGCCGTTGGCGCCGCTGGTGGCCCGGGACACCAATCTCGAACTGACATCGGGTACGGTGTCGGGCGATGCGCAAATCATCTGGCGTGCGGACGGCACGCCGTCCCTGAAGTCCAGCGCGAGCGCCGGTATCGAACGGCTCCTGCTGAACGAAGCGGCGAGCGGTGAACGTTTTCTGGAGTGGCACTCGCTGCGTGCCAAGGGTATCGATTTCAGTCTTGACCCCGATTGGCTCACGATCGCGGAGGTGCGGCTCAGCGGGGCTGGCGCCAAGGTACTGGTCTACAAGGATCGCTCCCTGAATCTGGCCAAGGTCATGGGCCGCACCGGTGCACCCGAGTCACCTCCTGCAGCGGCCGTCGAGGCCGAGATATTTCCGCTGAAGATCGACCGGGTACGGATCGACAAGAGCACGGTGGATTTCGCGGATCTCAGTCTGGTACTGCCTTTCAGGGCGCACATCGAACAGTTTCGCGGGGTGCTCAACGGTATTTCCTCCGTGGCGCAAAGTCGCACCACGCTCGCGTTGAGGGGGCGCGTGGGTGAATTTGGCGAGGCCCGCGTCGAGGGCTCGCTCGAACCCTTCGATCCCGCGCGCTTCACCGATATCGAGGTCGGCTTCCATAACGTTGCGATGCCGCCTCTCTCGCCGTATTCCGCGACATTCGCCGGACGGGCTATCAAAGGTGGCGATCTCGATCTCGAGTTGCAGTACAAGGTGGCGGAGCAGCAATTGCTCGGCGAGAACCGGATCGTGCTGCAGGACCTCGCCCTGGGCGAGCACATAGAGAGCCCCGATGCGCTCGATTTGCCGCTCGATCTCGCGATTGCGCTGCTGAGCGACAGCGAGGGCCGCATCGACGTCGCGGTGCCGGTTCGGGGCAACGTGGATGCCCCCGAATTCAGCTACGGGCAGGTGGTGCTGAAGGCGCTGGGCAAGCTCCTCGGCGATCTGGTGACCGCGCCGTTCCGCGCCCTGGGGGCGATGTTCGGTGGCGGCGGCGAGAATCCCGACACCCTGCACTTTCAGCCCGGGCAGGCTGCGCTGGCCCCACCCGAAGAGCAGCTGCTCGGCAATATCGCCCAAGCGCTCGCATCAAGGCCGCAGCTTGGCCTGGAGATACGCACGGGTTTCGATCCGCAACTCGATGGCGCGGCGATCAACGATGAGATCGTACGCCGCGCGCTGGCCGAGCTGATGGATGTGACGCTGGAGCCGGGGGAGGATCCCGGGCCGGTTGCCTTCGATGACCCCAAGGTCCAGCGCGCACTGGAGAATTTCCTCGAGGAACGTGACGGTAAAGACGCGCTGGAGCCCGTTGCGGCGCAATTCACCGCGACCACCGGGCAGGAAACCCGGCGGGTGAACCGGGCACTCGCCCTCGTCGGGCGCGGCGCAGGAGATCGCGGCTTCTACGAGTTCCTGCTGGCGCATATCGTCAGCACCACGCCCGAACCCGCGGCTCGCCTGCAGGAGCTGGCCCGCTATCGCGCGGCTGCAATCACGCGCTACCTGGTGGAGACTTCCGGCCTGGAGCCCGGGCGTATTCATAGCGACACGACAGCGCCCGTGCGCGCCGTTGACGGCGTTATCGAGACGAAGCTGGCGCTCGGGGTGCTCGGCTCCGGCGCATCGTAA
- a CDS encoding dicarboxylate/amino acid:cation symporter, whose protein sequence is MKLALHWQICIAILLAGVAGYFGGPDWRLLGVPAYGVYEFLGTLFMNGLRMIIVPLVVSTIITGIAGIGNEAGFARLGIKTILYYLATSLAAVLIGLVLVNWLQPGLAGGGELAALQNHAGLEGALGTIEGRGAGDLVDVFLRMVPANVFQAAANDQMLGLIFFSLMFGYFMMRIGDGNAELMRGFWQGVSDTMMSLTMWIMKFAPLGVFGLVAKTVADTGFAAFEPLLLFVVTVLLGFAFHVCVTIALLVKVLGKTDPVAFYRAIAPAMLTAFSTASSSATVPVSLECIEKNVGVSNRIGSFVIPLGATVNMNGTALYECVAAIFIAQAYGIHLDFTTQFTVVVLALMTSIGVAGIPAASLVAISIILNAVGLPLEGIGMLLVTDRVLDMLRTSINVLGDCSGAVVVSTLEGERNRLRSQAAAEPGPS, encoded by the coding sequence ATGAAGCTCGCCCTGCATTGGCAGATCTGCATCGCGATTCTGCTGGCGGGAGTGGCGGGCTATTTCGGTGGACCCGACTGGCGCCTGCTCGGTGTTCCCGCCTACGGGGTGTACGAATTCCTCGGCACCCTGTTCATGAATGGTCTGAGGATGATCATCGTGCCGCTGGTGGTATCGACGATCATCACCGGTATTGCCGGCATCGGCAACGAAGCCGGTTTTGCGCGGCTCGGCATCAAGACGATTCTTTATTATTTGGCCACTTCGCTCGCCGCCGTGCTGATCGGACTGGTGCTGGTGAACTGGCTGCAGCCCGGATTGGCCGGTGGCGGTGAGTTGGCGGCGCTGCAGAATCATGCCGGCCTGGAAGGGGCGCTCGGCACGATCGAGGGCCGCGGCGCGGGTGACCTGGTCGATGTGTTCCTGCGCATGGTGCCCGCGAACGTGTTCCAGGCCGCGGCCAACGACCAGATGCTCGGACTGATATTTTTCAGCCTCATGTTCGGCTACTTCATGATGCGCATCGGCGATGGCAATGCCGAACTGATGCGCGGCTTCTGGCAGGGTGTTTCCGACACCATGATGTCCCTGACCATGTGGATCATGAAATTCGCGCCCCTCGGAGTATTCGGACTGGTTGCGAAGACGGTTGCCGATACCGGCTTCGCGGCCTTCGAACCGCTGCTGCTGTTTGTTGTCACGGTCCTGCTCGGATTCGCGTTTCATGTCTGCGTGACGATTGCATTGCTGGTCAAGGTGCTGGGAAAAACCGACCCGGTGGCGTTTTACCGCGCCATTGCGCCGGCGATGCTGACGGCGTTCTCGACGGCTTCATCCTCGGCCACGGTCCCGGTCAGCCTGGAGTGCATCGAGAAAAACGTCGGCGTGTCGAATCGGATAGGCAGTTTCGTGATACCACTCGGTGCGACGGTGAACATGAATGGCACCGCGCTCTACGAATGCGTCGCGGCGATCTTCATCGCCCAGGCCTATGGCATCCATCTGGACTTCACGACGCAGTTCACGGTCGTGGTGCTGGCACTGATGACCTCGATCGGCGTGGCGGGAATTCCGGCGGCCAGCCTGGTCGCCATTTCGATCATTCTCAATGCTGTCGGCCTGCCGCTCGAAGGTATCGGGATGCTGCTGGTGACCGATCGCGTGCTCGATATGCTGCGGACCAGCATCAACGTGCTTGGCGACTGCTCCGGTGCCGTGGTGGTGAGCACGCTGGAAGGCGAGCGCAACCGGTTGCGCTCGCAGGCGGCAGCCGAGCCCGGCCCAAGCTGA
- a CDS encoding FAD-dependent oxidoreductase, with the protein MARWECIVCGWVYDEAKGWPEDGIPAGTRWEDVPNDWLCPDCGVGKEDFELIDDTPLPAVPHHQEAEIVSITHPLIIIGTGLAGYNLAREFRKYDNDTPLVLISSDDGRMYSKPMLSTGFTKNMTANDLASTDAGSMAIQLRASVWTHTHVTGIDTARHELRVGETTTIGYSKLVLAWGADTIRPPLEGDGLDHVYAVNDLLDYADFRAAVQNNDVKKVLIIGGGLIGCEFANDLSNGGFDLDVVDPLGWCLPTLLPEPAGRAVQGALEACGVRFHFGSLVSKVNLAAGGKGIVATLGDGRQIAADMALSAIGVRPRVELARSAGIGVNRGVLANRLLETSAADVYVLGDCAEVDGQVLYYVAPLMACARALGKTLSGTPTEVSYPAMPVTIKTPACPVVVAPPPAGAAGSWSFSGTAPDVVAEFRDAGGKLLGFALTGEGARQKLELQKELPPILP; encoded by the coding sequence ATGGCGCGCTGGGAATGTATCGTTTGCGGTTGGGTATATGACGAAGCCAAGGGTTGGCCCGAGGATGGCATCCCGGCCGGAACGCGCTGGGAAGACGTGCCCAATGACTGGCTGTGCCCCGATTGCGGGGTGGGCAAGGAAGATTTCGAGCTGATCGACGACACGCCGCTGCCTGCGGTGCCGCACCACCAGGAAGCGGAAATCGTCTCGATAACGCATCCGCTGATCATCATCGGAACCGGGCTCGCCGGTTACAACCTGGCGCGCGAATTCCGCAAATACGATAACGACACCCCGCTGGTGCTGATCAGCTCGGATGATGGGCGAATGTATTCGAAGCCGATGCTCTCCACCGGGTTCACCAAGAACATGACTGCAAACGATCTCGCCAGCACCGATGCCGGCAGCATGGCGATCCAGCTGCGCGCCAGTGTCTGGACCCATACCCACGTGACCGGGATCGATACTGCAAGGCACGAGTTGCGGGTTGGAGAGACGACCACCATCGGCTACAGCAAGCTGGTGCTGGCATGGGGCGCGGACACCATCCGCCCGCCACTCGAGGGTGACGGACTCGATCATGTTTACGCGGTCAACGATCTGCTCGACTACGCGGATTTCCGCGCCGCGGTCCAGAACAATGACGTGAAGAAGGTGCTGATCATCGGCGGCGGTCTCATCGGTTGCGAGTTCGCCAACGATCTGAGCAACGGCGGTTTCGATCTCGACGTGGTCGATCCGCTGGGTTGGTGCCTGCCCACATTGTTGCCGGAACCCGCCGGGCGCGCGGTTCAGGGTGCGCTGGAGGCCTGCGGGGTACGCTTCCATTTCGGCTCGCTGGTCAGCAAAGTGAATCTCGCTGCCGGCGGCAAGGGCATCGTGGCGACCCTCGGCGATGGCCGGCAGATCGCGGCGGATATGGCGCTGTCGGCGATCGGCGTGCGCCCGCGGGTCGAACTGGCACGCAGCGCCGGGATCGGCGTGAATCGTGGCGTGCTTGCCAACCGCCTGCTCGAGACCAGCGCTGCCGATGTCTATGTGCTGGGTGATTGCGCCGAGGTCGACGGGCAGGTGCTCTACTACGTCGCGCCGCTGATGGCCTGCGCGCGCGCGCTGGGCAAGACGCTGTCTGGCACGCCGACCGAGGTCTCGTATCCGGCGATGCCGGTAACGATCAAGACTCCCGCCTGTCCGGTCGTGGTGGCGCCACCGCCGGCGGGCGCGGCGGGAAGCTGGTCGTTCAGCGGCACGGCTCCCGACGTGGTCGCGGAATTCCGCGATGCCGGCGGCAAGCTGCTCGGCTTTGCGCTGACCGGCGAGGGCGCCCGGCAAAAACTGGAGTTGCAGAAAGAGTTGCCGCCCATTCTCCCCTGA
- a CDS encoding chorismate lyase has translation MYALGAARHQYAALRWQPLHRFDNIRLPPRVRAWLLDEGSLTERLLAAGGDSFRVRVIAQSWARPLPDERRALGMQSHAVALVREVVLECMGQPWVYARSILPARSLEGALRHLRRFGARSLGAQLFSQRDMRREEFEIACVRMHPEGLTWARRSVFHVHDRPLLVQEVFLPACRLGSL, from the coding sequence TTGTACGCGTTGGGCGCCGCAAGGCACCAGTATGCGGCGTTGCGCTGGCAACCGCTGCATCGCTTTGACAACATCCGCTTGCCGCCCCGGGTGCGGGCCTGGCTGCTCGACGAGGGATCGCTCACCGAGCGCCTCCTCGCAGCCGGCGGTGACAGCTTCAGGGTGCGCGTGATCGCCCAGTCATGGGCCCGGCCATTACCCGATGAGCGACGTGCGCTCGGCATGCAGTCCCACGCCGTCGCGCTGGTGCGCGAAGTGGTGCTCGAGTGCATGGGCCAGCCCTGGGTGTATGCGCGCAGCATCCTGCCGGCGCGCTCCCTCGAGGGTGCGCTGCGCCATCTGCGCCGTTTCGGGGCGCGCTCGCTGGGCGCGCAGTTGTTCTCGCAACGCGATATGCGCCGCGAGGAATTCGAGATCGCCTGCGTGAGGATGCACCCGGAGGGGCTGACGTGGGCACGACGATCGGTATTTCATGTCCACGATCGGCCGCTCCTGGTGCAGGAAGTCTTTCTGCCTGCCTGTCGGCTGGGCTCGCTATAA
- the ubiA gene encoding 4-hydroxybenzoate octaprenyltransferase, translating to MSRLAERFHLYLRLIRFERPIGTLLLLWPTWWGLWLASAGRPSIANLLIFSAGVFLMRSAGCAVNDYADRHIDAHVERTRERPLASGLVSGAEALLVAAGLALCALVLVLQTNELTVWLSLAGVAIAATYPFLKRHTHLPQIGLGIAFSWGIPMAFAAEQNTVPPSAWLVFCAALTWSVVYDTFYAMVDRVDDLKLGVKSTAILFGEADRFITAALQVLVLVLLALVGREFALGPVYFASLFAGGLLCVYQQWLISERKRAGCFAAFLNNNLFGFAIFAGIAGDLLLR from the coding sequence ATGAGTCGCCTCGCCGAACGCTTTCATCTCTACCTGCGCCTGATTCGTTTCGAGCGCCCGATCGGCACCCTGCTGCTGTTGTGGCCAACCTGGTGGGGGCTGTGGCTCGCCTCCGCGGGGCGTCCATCGATCGCCAACCTGCTGATCTTCAGCGCCGGCGTATTCCTGATGCGCTCGGCCGGTTGCGCGGTGAACGATTATGCCGATCGCCACATCGATGCCCATGTCGAGCGTACGCGCGAGCGCCCGCTGGCCAGCGGCCTGGTCAGCGGGGCCGAAGCGCTGCTGGTCGCCGCGGGGCTGGCGCTTTGCGCGCTGGTGCTGGTGCTTCAGACCAACGAACTGACGGTCTGGCTGTCACTGGCCGGCGTTGCCATTGCCGCCACCTATCCGTTCCTGAAGCGTCACACGCATCTGCCGCAGATCGGGCTGGGCATCGCGTTTTCATGGGGCATCCCGATGGCGTTCGCAGCCGAACAGAATACGGTGCCGCCATCGGCCTGGCTGGTATTCTGCGCGGCGCTGACCTGGAGCGTGGTCTACGACACGTTCTACGCGATGGTGGATCGTGTGGACGACCTGAAGCTCGGCGTGAAATCGACCGCAATCCTGTTTGGCGAGGCAGACCGCTTCATTACCGCCGCGCTGCAGGTGCTGGTACTGGTGTTGCTGGCACTGGTCGGGCGCGAGTTCGCGCTGGGGCCCGTGTATTTTGCAAGCCTGTTCGCGGGCGGACTGCTGTGCGTATACCAGCAGTGGTTGATCAGCGAGCGCAAGCGCGCAGGCTGTTTCGCGGCATTCCTCAACAACAACTTGTTTGGTTTTGCGATCTTTGCGGGCATCGCCGGCGACCTGCTGCTGCGATGA